From the Brassica napus cultivar Da-Ae chromosome A8, Da-Ae, whole genome shotgun sequence genome, one window contains:
- the LOC106361507 gene encoding S-adenosylmethionine carrier 1, chloroplastic/mitochondrial-like translates to MAHYFFMGLVGPLRPINVKSDAFNQTSKKPKKVNSLLYLHLLLSLLYLLILWSEKLLMAPLTLSVDVKSSSASAPDVSNRLVQIPQIKKSKGFASVSTQNENENPFDFFRTLFEGFIAGGTAGVVVETALYPIDTIKTRLQAARGGGKIVLKGLYSGLAGNIAGVLPASALFVGVYEPTKQKLLKTLPDHLSAVAHLTAGAIGGLAASLIRVPTEVVKQRMQTGQFASAPNAVRVIASQEGFKGLYAGYRSFLLRDLPFDAIQFCIYEQLCLGYKKAARRELNDPENALIGAFAGALTGAVTTPLDVIKTRLMVQGSAKQYQGIVDCVQTIVKEEGASALLKGIGPRVLWIGIGGSIFFGVLESTKRTLAQRRPKTVKESKED, encoded by the exons ATGGCCCATTACTTCTTTATGGGCTTAGTGGGTCCTTTAAGGCCCATAAATGTGAAGAGCGACGCTTTTAATCAGACATCGAAAAAGCCGAAGAAAGTGAACTCTCTGCTCTATCTCCACCTGCTCCTCTCGCTACTCTACCTACTCATCCTCTG GTCAGAGAAGCTTCTGATGGCTCCTCTTACACTCTCTGTTGATGTGAAGAGCTCTTCAGCCAGTGCTCCcg ATGTTTCGAATAGATTAGTGCAGATTCCACAGATCAAAAAGAGCAAAGGCTTTGCTTCAGTCAGTACACAAAACGAAAACGAAAACCCTTTTGATTTCTTCCGCACTCTCTTTG AGGGGTTTATAGCAGGAGGTACAGCTGGAGTTGTAGTTGAAACAGCTTTGTACCCTATTGATACTATAAAGACTAGACTTCAG GCAGCTCGTGGAGGTGGGAAGATTGTGTTGAAGGGTCTATATTCAGGATTAGCTGGAAATATCGCTGGTGTCTTACC GGCTTCGGCTTTGTTCGTTGGAGTTTACGAACCCACAAAGCAGAAACTGCTGAAGACCTTACCTGATCATTTAAGCGCAGTTGCTCACCTG ACTGCAGGGGCAATCGGTGGACTTGCTGCCTCTCTTATTCGAGTACCTACAGAG GTTGTGAAGCAGAGAATGCAGACTGGTCAGTTTGCTTCAGCTCCCAACGCTGTTCGAGTTATTGCATCACAAGAGGGCTTTAAGGGTCTCTATGCA GGATACCGATCCTTCCTATTAAGAGACTTGCCGTTTGATGCTATTCAGTTCTGCATATATGAGCAGCTCTGCTTGGGGTATAAAAAAGCA GCGCGTAGAGAGCTTAATGATCCTGAGAACGCTCTAATTGGTGCATTTGCTG GTGCTCTGACAGGAGCAGTTACCACTCCGCTTGATGTTATCAAGACAAGATTAATGGTTCAG ggATCAGCCAAACAATATCAAGGAATAGTTGACTGTGTTCAAACAATTGTCAAAGAGGAAGGAGCTTCTGCTCTCTTAAAG GGTATTGGGCCAAGAGTGTTGTGGATAGGTATTGGTGGTTCAATCTTCTTTGGTGTGCTCGAGAGCACGAAGAGAACACTTGCCCAAAGACGTCCCAAGACGGTTAAAGAATCCAAAGAGGATTGA
- the LOC106374206 gene encoding alkane hydroxylase MAH1-like — protein MASIGLFEASISLFCFLIFYYFLINKHYGNLLIKKYLQSCPWNWPVLGMLPAVLMRFNRIDDAIYIIEKTNLTFLFKGPWFSRMDALITVDPANIHHILTSNFSNYVKGPEFKEIFDVYGDAIFNTDGELWKNLRMSFQVILHQQGFQNLSLSVTTSKLKDVLLPLFSHYSEEGTVVDLQDVFRRFMFDISLISITGSDPQSLSIEMPEVEFAKAFDNAGEAILFRHVIPKFLWKFQRWMGLGQEKMLLEAGATFDRICAKYIDAKREEIRSQGIDHDHDHSNGESEDVLTSYIKLDTSKYELLDPSNDKFIGETLLSFIFAGRDTTATAITWFFGLLTKNPNVEAKIRQEIITNLPEASQERSWSASDHKEYLNKLVYLHASLYEAMRLYPPIPFERKSPIKSDVLPSGHKIDANSNIIIPIYALGRMRSVWGEDAWEFKPERWISETGGLRHEPSSKFLAFNSGPRTCPGKHLAMVTMKTVVVEILQNYDINLVKGYKIEPKPRLALQMNHGLRVTLSKRSSA, from the coding sequence ATGGCTTCGATCGGCTTATTTGAAGCATCTATATCTCTTTTTTGCTTCCTCATCTTCTATTACTTCCTCATCAACAAACATTATGGCAACTTGCTCATTAAGAAATACCTTCAAAGCTGCCCTTGGAACTGGCCTGTTCTTGGGATGCTTCCAGCTGTGCTCATGAGGTTCAATCGGATTGATGATGCCATCTATATCATTGAGAAAACCAACTTGACATTTCTATTCAAGGGTCCATGGTTCAGTAGAATGGATGCGTTGATCACCGTTGATCCAGCTAATATACATCATATATTGACCTCAAATTTCTCCAACTACGTCAAAGGACCTGAGTTCAAAGAAATATTTGATGTCTATGGAGATGCGATATTCAACACCGATGGAGAGCTATGGAAGAATCTAAGAATGTCTTTTCAGGTCATCCTCCATCAGCAAGGTTTCCAAAACTTGTCATTGAGTGTCACAACAAGTAAACTCAAGGACGTGCTTCTTCCTCTATTCAGTCACTATTCAGAGGAAGGGACGGTCGTGGACTTGCAGGATGTGTTCCGGAGATTCATGTTCGATATATCCTTAATTTCAATTACCGGGTCTGATCCTCAGTCTCTATCCATTGAAATGCCAGAGGTTGAGTTCGCAAAAGCCTTCGATAATGCTGGGGAAGCCATTTTGTTTAGGCATGTCATACCAAAATTCTTGTGGAAGTTTCAAAGATGGATGGGACTGGGTCAAGAGAAGATGTTGCTAGAAGCCGGTGCAACTTTTGATCGAATCTGTGCGAAATACATTGATgcaaagagagaagagataAGATCACAAGGGATCGATCATGATCATGATCATTCCAATGGAGAAAGTGAAGATGTTTTAACATCTTACATAAAGCTAGATACAAGCAAGTACGAGCTCTTGGATCCAAGCAATGATAAGTTCATTGGAGAAACCCTTTTATCTTTCATTTTCGCAGGGAGGGATACCACTGCCACTGCTATCACTTGGTTTTTCGGACTCCTCACAAAAAACCCTAACGTGGAAGCCAAGATTCGCCAAGAAATCATCACAAATCTACCGGAAGCTAGTCAAGAGAGGTCATGGTCGGCTAGTGATCACAAAGAGTATTTGAACAAGTTGGTGTATCTACATGCATCACTGTATGAAGCAATGAGGCTCTATCCACCAATTCCGTTCGAGCGCAAGTCTCCTATAAAATCAGATGTACTTCCAAGTGGACACAAAATCGATGCAAACTCTAACATTATCATCCCTATCTATGCGTTAGGGAGAATGAGATCCGTATGGGGAGAGGACGCGTGGGAGTTCAAGCCAGAGAGATGGATTTCAGAGACTGGAGGGTTGAGACATGAGCCTTCTTCCAAGTTTTTAGCATTTAACTCCGGTCCAAGAACTTGTCCTGGTAAGCATTTAGCTATGGTGACAATGAAGACCGTAGTAGTGGAGATATTACAAAACTATGACATTAATCTTGTAAAAGGGTATAAGATTGAGCCAAAGCCTCGTCTTGCTCTTCAAATGAATCATGGGCTTAGAGTCACGCTTAGTAAGAGATCTTCGGCTTGA
- the LOC106361506 gene encoding protein BRASSINOSTEROID INSENSITIVE 1-like has protein sequence MRMKTFPTFFLFLLTLSFSSQASTSQTHQLLSFKNALPDKNLLPDWSPDKNPCTFEGVTCKADKISSIDLSSKPLNLGFSAVASSLLSLTGLESLFLSNTNINGSLSGTKCSASLTTLDLSRNSISGPVSTLSSLGSCIALKSLNVSSNSLDFPGKISGGGLKLSSSSLEVLDLSKNLLSGANLVGWIVSGGCGELKHLDISGNKISGDADVSPCVNLEFLDLSSNNFSTVIPYLGDCSALQHLDISGNKLSGDFSTAISSCTNLRSLNISSNLFTGPISSSLPLKSLEYLSLTDNKFTGEIPELLSGACGTLTGLDLSRNDFHGTVPPFFASCSLLESLVLSTNNFSGELPMDTLLKMRGLKVLDLSFNKLSGELPESLANLSLTTLDLSSNNFSGQILPSLCRNGENTLQELYLQNNAFTGKIPPTLSNCSDLVSLHLSFNYLSGTIPSSLGSLTKLRDLKLWMNMLQGEIPKELMYLTTLETLILDFNDLTGEIPFGLSNCTNLNWISLSNNRLTGQIPRWIGRLENLAILKLSNNTFNGNIPAELGDCRSLIWLDLNTNYFNGTIPPEMFKQSGKIAANFIAGKRYVYIKNDGMNKQCHGAGNLLEFQGIRPEQLNRVSTRNPCNFTRVYGGHTQPTFDNNGSMMFLDMSYNMLSGYIPKEIGSMPYLFILNLGHNFISGSIPEEVGDLRGLNILDLSSNKLDGRIPQSMSALTMLTEIDLSNNLLTGPIPEMGQFETFPPGKFLNNSGLCGYPLPRCGDAKADAIAHRSHGRKQPSLAGSVAMGLLFSFVCICGLILFGREMRRRRRMREAAMEDPGDGTTANNNTDWRLTGAREALSINLAAFEKPLRKLTFADLLKATNGFHENSMIGSGGFGDVYKAVLKDGTAVAIKKLIQISGQGDREFMAEMETIGKIKHRNLVPLLGYCKVGEERLLVYEFMKYGSLEDVLHDPKKKAGLKLNWFTRQKIAIGAARGLAFLHHNCIPHIIHRDMKSSNVLLDENLEARVSDFGMARLMSAMDTHLSVSTLAGTPGYVPPEYYQSFRCSTKGDVYSYGVVLLELLTGRRPTDSPDFGDNNLVGWVRQHAKLQIKDVFDPQLIKEDPAREIELLQHLKIAVACLDDRAWRRPSMLDVMAMFKEIQTGLGIDSQSTIGSLEMVDMSIKEVPEGKF, from the exons ATGAGAATGAAAACTTTCCCAACCTTCTTTCTCTTCCTTCTAACCTTATCCTTCTCCTCTCAAGCTTCCACATCTCAAACTCACCAGCTTTTAAGTTTCAAAAACGCTCTTCCTGACAAGAATCTACTCCCAGACTGGTCTCCCGACAAGAACCCATGTACCTTCGAGGGCGTGACTTGCAAAGCCGACAAGATTTCCTCAATTGATCTCAGTTCCAAGCCACTCAACCTCGGATTCAGCGCCGTGGCCTCCTCTCTACTGTCTCTCACGGGACTAGAGTCCCTGTTTCTCTCGAACACCAACATCAACGGCTCCCTCTCTGGCACCAAGTGCTCTGCTTCTCTCACGACCTTGGATCTGTCGAGAAACTCCATCTCCGGCCCTGTGTCAACCTTGTCGAGCCTCGGCTCTTGCATCGCACTGAAGTCTCTTAACGTCTCTTCCAACTCTCTGGATTTTCCCGGGAAAATCTCAGGTGGTGGGTTGAAGCTTAGCAGCAGCAGCTTGGAAGTTCTGGATCTCTCCAAGAACTTGCTATCCGGTGCTAACCTCGTTGGCTGGATTGTCTCCGGTGGCTGTGGAGAGCTCAAGCACTTGGATATAAGCGGGAACAAGATCAGTGGAGATGCGGATGTCTCTCCTTGCGTGAATCTCGAGTTTCTCGATCTCTCCTCCAACAATTTCTCCACTGTGATTCCCTATCTAGGTGACTGCTCCGCTCTTCAACACCTCGACATCTCCGGTAACAAACTATCCGGTGACTTCTCCACTGCTATCTCCTCCTGCACAAACCTAAG GTCTTTGAACATCTCCAGCAACTTATTCACAGGACCAATCTCTTCCTCACTACCGCTCAAAAGCCTCGAGTATCTATCTCTAACAGATAACAAATTCACCGGCGAGATCCCGGAGCTTCTCTCCGGCGCGTGCGGTACACTCACCGGACTCGATCTCTCCCGAAACGACTTTCACGGCACGGTTCCTCCTTTCTTCGCCTCCTGCTCTCTTCTCGAGTCGCTCGTTTTATCCACCAACAACTTCTCCGGCGAGCTGCCTATGGATACTCTGCTGAAGATGAGAGGGCTCAAGGTGCTCGACCTGTCTTTCAACAAGCTCTCCGGCGAGCTGCCTGAGTCTCTGGCCAATCTCTCACTCACTACGCTGGACCTCAGCTCCAACAACTTCTCCGGTCAGATTCTCCCGAGTCTCTGCCGCAACGGCGAAAACACGCTCCAGGAGCTTTACCTCCAGAACAATGCCTTCACCGGGAAGATTCCGCCGACGTTGAGCAACTGCTCCGACTTGGTTTCCCTCCACCTGAGCTTCAACTACCTCTCCGGGACCATCCCGTCGAGTCTCGGCTCTCTAACGAAGCTCAGAGATTTGAAGCTGTGGATGAACATGCTTCAAGGAGAGATCCCTAAAGAGCTCATGTATCTCACCACCTTGGAGACTCTGATCCTCGACTTCAACGACTTAACCGGAGAAATCCCTTTCGGTTTAAGCAACTGTACCAATCTGAATTGGATTTCTCTTTCCAATAACCGGTTAACCGGTCAGATTCCTAGATGGATCGGACGGTTAGAGAATCTCGCCATCCTCAAGCTAAGCAACAATACTTTCAACGGTAACATTCCTGCTGAGCTGGGGGACTGCCGGAGCCTAATCTGGCTCGATCTCAACACTAATTATTTCAACGGCACGATCCCTCCGGAGATGTTCAAACAGTCCGGTAAAATAGCTGCGAATTTCATCGCCGGGAAGAGATACGTTTACATAAAAAACGACGGGATGAACAAACAGTGCCACGGAGCTGGTAACTTGCTTGAGTTCCAAGGAATCAGACCGGAGCAGCTTAACCGGGTTTCGACCCGGAACCCGTGTAATTTCACGAGAGTTTACGGAGGTCATACTCAGCCGACGTTTGATAACAACGGCTCGATGATGTTCTTGGACATGTCTTACAACATGTTGTCTGGGTACATACCGAAGGAGATCGGTTCGATGCCGTATCTGTTTATTCTCAACTTGGGTCATAACTTCATCTCTGGCTCTATCCCTGAAGAGGTTGGTGATCTGAGAGGGCTGAACATTCTCGATCTTTCGAGTAATAAGCTGGACGGGAGGATCCCTCAGTCCATGTCGGCTCTTACCATGCTTACGGAGATTGATCTGTCCAACAATTTGTTAACCGGTCCGATTCCTGAGATGGGGCAGTTCGAGACTTTCCCGCCCGGGAAGTTCTTGAACAACTCTGGTCTCTGCGGTTATCCGCTTCCGCGGTGCGGTGATGCAAAGGCAGACGCGATTGCACACCGTTCTCACGGAAGGAAACAGCCGTCTCTTGCGGGGAGCGTGGCGATGGGTTTGTTGTTCTCTTTTGTATGCATATGTGGGCTGATACTCTTCGGTAGAGAGATGAGGAGGCGGCGGAGGATGAGAGAGGCGGCGATGGAGGACCCCGGTGATGGAACGACAGCTAACAACAACACGGATTGGAGGCTGACTGGTGCGAGAGAAGCGTTGAGTATTAATCTCGCAGCGTTCGAGAAGCCGCTGCGGAAACTCACGTTCGCGGATCTTCTCAAGGCTACAAACGGGTTCCATGAGAACAGTATGATTGGATCCGGCGGGTTTGGAGATGTCTACAAAGCGGTTTTGAAAGATGGAACAGCCGTGGCTATCAAgaaactgatccagatcagtggTCAAGGCGATAGGGAGTTCATGGCGGAGATGGAAACGATCGGGAAGATCAAACACCGGAACCTCGTCCCGCTTCTGGGCTACTGCAAAGTCGGAGAAGAGCGGCTTCTCGTCTACGAGTTCATGAAGTACGGTAGCTTAGAAGATGTACTGCACGACCCCAAGAAGAAAGCTGGCTTGAAACTGAACTGGTTCACGCGGCAGAAGATCGCCATCGGAGCGGCTAGAGGGCTTGCCTTTCTTCACCATAACTGCATCCCACATATCATCCACAGAGACATGAAGTCCAGCAACGTGTTACTGGACGAGAACTTGGAAGCTAGGGTTTCGGATTTCGGCATGGCGCGGCTGATGAGCGCCATGGACACGCATTTGAGTGTCAGTACGTTAGCCGGTACGCCGGGCTATGTCCCTCCTGAGTATTACCAAAGCTTCAGGTGTTCAACGAAAGGAGACGTTTATAGTTACGGTGTGGTCTTGCTCGAGCTGCTTACGGGTAGACGGCCAACCGATTCACCGGATTTTGGAGATAATAACCTTGTTGGATGGGTGAGACAGCATGCTAAACTCCAGATTAAGGACGTGTTCGATCCTCAGCTTATCAAGGAAGATCCAGCGAGAGAGATTGAACTTTTACAACACTTGAAAATTGCGGTTGCGTGTTTGGATGATAGGGCTTGGAGAAGACCGAGCATGTTAGATGTCATGGCAATGTTTAAGGAGATACAGACGGGGTTGGGGATAGATTCGCAGTCCACCATTGGATCATTAGAGATGGTCGATATGAGTATTAAAGAAGTTCCTGAAGGAAAGTTTTGA
- the LOC106359972 gene encoding probable WRKY transcription factor 13, translating to MDWLVITQNRTKYPPNQKKSLSSLLHTISSPSNFCVSFKLLRERKREMGTINQGVSLFDEPQNIINTNNTNTLGFFFSFPNHTLSSSSSPSSLVSPFLGHHSFNSFIHNNSPSFVTHPRDPINPMVNLPETLISVSSLASSKQRHDHDGIVNLDQHRLTGEISSQRPSLNPWAWSSQAGYEYNKKNNHTSEIDVDHNIDHDGCDGDGGNDDDDHQHHETRRHKINTSPLGIMSTLKMKKPKTRKKVREPRFCFKTLSDVDVLDDGYRWRKYGQKVVKNTQHPRSYYRCTQEKCRVKKRVERLADDPRMVITTYEGRHLHSPSNHLDDDPLSSSHHSSLSNFFW from the exons ATGGATTGGCTTGTCATAACCCAAAATCGAACCAAATATccaccaaaccaaaaaaaatcccTCTCCTCTCTCTTACACACAATCTCATCTCCTTCAAACTTTTGCGTCTCCTTCAAGCTTTTGcgtgaaagaaagagagagatgggtACGATAAACCAAGGAGTAAGCTTGTTCGATGAGCCACAAAACATCATAAACACCAATAATACTAACACTCTaggtttctttttctctttcccTAATCACACATTATCTTcgtcatcttctccttcttctcttgtGTCTCCGTTTCTAGGTCATCACTCCTTCAACTCATTCATTCACAATAACTCCCCTTCCTTTGTAACTCATCCTCGAGATCCCATCAATCCCATGGTGAATCTCCCAGAAACCCTAATCTCGGTCTCCTCTTTAGCCTCATCAAAACAAAGGCATGATCATGATGGTATTGTTAACCTTGATCAGCATCGTCTTACCGGTGAAATATCATCCCAAAGACCGTCTTTAAATCCATG GGCATGGAGTAGTCAAGCAGGATACGAatacaacaagaaaaataacCATACAAGTGAGATTGATGTTGATCATAATATTGATCATGATGGTTGTGATGGTGATGGcggtaatgatgatgatgatcatcaaCATCATGAGACTCGTCGCCACAAAATTAACACGTCACCATTGGGAATAATGTCTACTCTGAAGATGAAGAAGCctaagacaagaaaaaaagtgAGGGAGCCTCGGTTTTGCTTCAAGACACTAAGCGATGTTGATGTCTTAGATGATGGATATAGATGGAGAAAATATGGCCAGAAAGTtgtcaagaacactcaacatcccag GAGCTATTACAGATGCACACAAGAGAAGTGTAGAGTGAAGAAGAGGGTGGAGAGATTAGCAGATGATCCAAGAATGGTAATCACTACTTACGAAGGACGACATCTGCACTCTCCTTCTAATCATCTCGACGACGATCCTCTCTCCTCGTCTCACCATTCTTCTCTCTCCAACTTTTTCTGGTGA
- the LOC106359105 gene encoding alkane hydroxylase MAH1-like, giving the protein MASIGLFEAFLALFCFLIVNYFLNKKPFDFLHIKKTLQSYPWNWPFYGMTPGLLVRIHRINDSVEVLENSNMTFPFKGPWFAGKNVLITVDPANIQHIVSSNFSNYIKGAEFQEIFEVYGDGIINSDAERASKLKKCYQALLHHQGFQKDSMSVTTSKLKDVLLPLFNHFSEAGTVVDLQDVFRRFTFDTTLVTITGSDPRSLSIDMHENEFVKALDDVAEAIVYRHFTLRFMWNLQKWIGFGPEKKMVEADAIIDRVCAKYISAKRDEIQQGTQDGATSWFYFSHEARS; this is encoded by the coding sequence ATGGCTTCGATCGGTTTATTTGAAGCATTCCTAGCTTTGTTTTGCTTTCTTATCGTCAATTATTTTCTCAACAAGAAACCCTTTGATTTCTTGCACATCAAGAAAACCCTTCAAAGCTACCCCTGGAACTGGCCCTTCTATGGGATGACTCCAGGTTTGCTTGTGAGGATCCACCGGATAAACGACAGCGTTGAGGTTCTCGAGAACTCTAACATGACGTTCCCATTCAAGGGTCCATGGTTTGCTGGGAAGAATGTATTAATCACAGTCGATCCAGCTAATATTCAGCATATAGTGAGCTCAAACTTCTCCAACTATATCAAAGGTGCAGAGTTCCAAGAGATCTTTGAAGTTTACGGAGACGGGATAATCAACTCAGACGCCGAGCGAGCTAGCAAGCTGAAGAAGTGTTATCAGGCCCTACTCCATCATCAAGGGTTTCAAAAGGATTCAATGAGCGTCACAACAAGCAAGCTCAAGGACGTGTTATTGCCTCTTTTCAATCATTTTTCAGAGGCAGGAACGGTCGTGGACTTACAAGATGTGTTCCGGAGATTCACGTTCGACACTACCTTAGTTACGATAACTGGGTCTGATCCTAGATCTCTCTCCATTGACATGCATGAAAATGAGTTCGTTAAAGCATTAGACGATGTTGCGGAAGCGATTGTGTATAGGCATTTTACACTAAGATTCATGTGGAACCTCCAAAAGTGGATAGGGTTTGGACCAGAGAAGAAGATGGTAGAAGCTGATGCAATAATTGATCGTGTTTGTGCAAAATATATATCAGCTAAGAGAGATGAGATACAACAAGGGACACAAGATGGAGCCACTTCCTGGTTTTATTTTTCACATGAAGCACGGTCTTAA